A stretch of DNA from Triticum dicoccoides isolate Atlit2015 ecotype Zavitan chromosome 2A, WEW_v2.0, whole genome shotgun sequence:
AGACGATGGAGCAGAACACGGCGACGAAACCCATCAGATGCAAAGGTACTCGCCGTCGTCCCCGACGTACTTGCCTTCGTCTACCTCCATCCTTCGTCCAAATGCGTAGCTTCACGTGCAGCGGCGGTGAGCAAGGTGGCCGGGCAGCCGCTGGagatggaggaggtggaggtggcgccGCCGCGGGCGCACGAGGTCGGCATCAGGATTCTCTGCACCTCGCTCTGCCACACCGACGTCACCTTCTGGCGCATGAAGGTGCGTGGGTCCTTCGCCTTCGCCTATGCCCATATGCGATGCCAGAATTTGATAATCAGGGCATGCTGACCTTTCTTTTCCTCTTTTGCGTAGGATTTCCCGGGCCAGCATCCGATAATCCTGGGCCATGAAGCAGCCGGGTAAATGCATGCATAATCTATCTATCGTCTTCCTTTCGCTGAATGATTACCATCCACGATGagatgtgaagctatgtgcatcatGGCGAACTGTTTTTGTGTCTTTCGTTCCCAGCGTGGTGGAGAGCGTGGGGGAGCACGTGCACGAGGTGGCCGTCGGGGACACGGTGGTGCCGGTGTTCTCGGCGCAGTGCGGCGACTGCCCCGACTGCCTCTCGGACCGCAGCAACATCTGCTCCGGGCTCCCCGCCGGGCCCGGCATGCCCCGCGACGGCACTACCCGCTTCTCCTTCGCCGCCACCGGCGAgcccatccacaacttcatcggcgTATCCAGCTTCACCGAGTACACGGTTGTCGACGTGTCAAACGTCGTCAGGATCGGGCCCGGCGTCCCGCCGGAGAAGGCCTGCCTGCTCAGCTGCGGCGTCTCCACCGGTAACTAATCTTCACCGACAGCTAAAGCATCCAACGAGCAAATTGGTTGATTGGCGGCCGGTTGCAGGTGTTGGCGCGGCGTGGAAGGTGGCCGCGGTGGAGCCCGGGTCCAGCGTCGCCGTGTTCGGGCTCGGCGTCGTCGGGTTAGCGGTAACGTTCGACGACGACACCTCGGAATCACATGCCCCTGCTAATAATGTGATGTCTGGTTCAAGTTGTCGGCTCGAATGTTGGCCTGACGTTCTAGTGGTTGTCAGTCTGTCACAGCACAATGTACACCGCACGTTTCCAACAAGTGCGATCTAACGTGGCTGCGGTCTGCAGGTAGCACAAGGGTGCAGGATGCGTGGGGCTAAGCAGATTATTGGAGTGGATCTGAACCCGGAGAAGCGCGACATCGGTATGTATCATAAGTTGATAGTTATCTACGACTAATCAATTCATCTGAAGAAAAAATAAGTCAGGATAGTAATGAATGAACAATTGCAGGTAAGAGGCTGGGAATCACCGACTTCATCAATCCGAACGACACCGGGGAGAAGGCCGTGAGCGAGGTCCGATTCCGAATCGACCGACCTGCGCGACAAGTGCATTTTTTGGGTACTGTATTAATTTACTATACTACGTAGTCGCTAATGAACTTTTGGTCAATCGATCTCCGTCTAGGTCGTCAAGGAGATGACCGGCGGCGGCGCCGACTACTGCTTCGAGTGCATCGGCTCGACGTCGGCCATGGCGGAGGCATTCCAAAGCTCCCGGAAGGTAGGCACGGCCCATGCATGCCACATTTTCCACATCACGAGAGTCTGAAGCTACTATGTTAGACGGACTAACGGACGGTTCATTTTCCATGGCGATTAATTGATCAAAACAGGGCTGGGGGAAGACGATCGTGCTCGGCGTCTCCAGCGGCGGCGCGCCGATGAGCATACCCCCGCACGACATCCTCTGGGGGAGGTCGGTCGTCGGCTCGCTCTTCGGCGGGCTCAAGCCCAAGACCGACATCCCGATCCTGGCGCAGAAGTATCTGGACGAGGAGCTGGAGCTGGACGAGTTCGTGACGCACGAGATGGGGTTCCACGACATCAACGCGGCGTTCGAGCTGCTCACGCAGGGGAAGTGCCTCAGGTGCATCCTCTGGATGGACGGGGCCAGGGAGAACGGTAGTGTCGGCGTGGAAAATGGACGCGCGTGCAAGGCCAAGGCGTGACTGGCATCGTTGTCCTCTCGTGACTAGCCACGATAGTCATTGCTCGTCTGTGGGCGACCTATCATTGTCCTGGGCTTCGCTGTAATGTCGTTGTTCATTTGCAAGCCAGATGTGGTAATTTATTTTGCAGAGAGAAATGCGTTTTTCTCGAGAGAAATGCATTTTTTGGGAGAGAAATATGTTTGAtccttttaaaaaaatgatcaaatcTATTACTCTATAAAAGTTCACAGGAAGTACAAAACATGTCGAACATAATAAAATTTGCATCGAGATTCTGTGACCATCGGACGTTCACTACTACCGTCAGAACGAGCAGCTGATGCGCCCAGTAACGAGCCCACCGAGTCTACTCTGCACGCCAACGCCTTGAGCATCGTAGGGTGTGTTACACCTCTGAGTACAACCGCAAATGCTCGATGTCTTCACCCTCTAGGATAATTGTCGCGATGGCACCCCACCTGTTGTTCTTTGCAACCGCTACATCAACAATGATCTTCATACATCCCATCCGAAGTGAAATCCACCTCACCACCAGTTCTCGTAGTCCATGCCGGCCTCCTCTCAGCTTGTCCCTCGCCCACTAGAAAATTATCCATAAAAATGTGTCAAGTGCGAGCCCAGGAAGATTTCCCCGTGAGTAACCTTTCTCTGTCCGTGCTATGGTCGCCCACATAATCACCGCAACCCTAGTGAATTATTCATGCTTCATATGATCTATCAAGGTAAAGAGCCACTTTCATGTCGATGACACAATGTTTTATTAATATATAATTCAACGATTAGTTCAACCCCTTGCGCCTATACACATCGCACATCATAGAATTGACGAGCGGCTGCGTCCATGAGTCTTTGTGTTATAATTTTTGCATATGTTGTTGTCAGCAAGCCTCCACATCAACACTATGGGGACACACATAAAAACACATCCACGGAAGCCTTCAACTACTGGAGGGTGGCATTTTAGTGCCCACAGACATCTATACCCGCCCATGAACAGTAAAAAAAACTGAATTCTTTTGGCATCCAAGATGCCCGGCTGCGCTAGGAGCGTGCGGAATTTTGAGGGCACATGATATTCAAGGAGATCTATAAAAAATCGGCTCTCAAAGAAATTTTGAAAAAGGACATTTTGGAGATCCTTTTTTCCTTTTATCTTAGAGCTTCTCGTTGGTCATTTCACCACCAAATTTTGCACACTCCTAATGCACTCGAGCATCCTATTTATTTTTATAGGTAAGTTGTTTTGGATACAAGATCCAAGGCATCACAAAGTACCTCTCACAACTAAGAATTACAATAAAATCTTTTGAAAAGCATCTTCTCCATGGTGTCAATCTTTAAAAGATGAAATACCGCCAAGACTTTAGTAAAGAGATTGCAATTGGACTGGCGCAAAGCTAGTGTTACTCGTTCACCTGCACAAACTTGATTACCAAGAAAATGTTTCTAAAAGCTTCATGAGTCGTCCGTCCAAAAAGATGTGAAGTCGTGAGCGATGAATGTGTTTGGGGTGAGGATGATCCCCAAGAAATACAAGTCAGTGAACCACAAAAACTTCATCATAGTGTCTTGAaaagattccacttccaaaaaaacCCAAGAAAAGAAACATGACACGATAACATAAGCTCATTAGATCCAAATAATCGGCTCTGTGCATAACTCTTTGTTTCCATTGCACCGCCACAACGAACTGGAGTAATTTATTCGCAAAAATACCATGATTATTGCTAGATGTTGACGAAGACTCTAAAATTCTTGAAAATTCTAGGGCCCCCACCTTTTAACACAAAGATGGCATCTGGGGGCAAGGGTACCAAAACTTCCTTGCGGCGGCAGCTATTATTGGGAGTAACTGAGCTGGGCTCATCTGTGGGATTACCGATAGCTCTtgatgttttttctttttttttagaaTATTTTCTTTTTGTCCTCCTTTGATTTACATGAATTTTGTAGAAATTTTGAATGATGTAAATTTTGTAGGAAAATTTTCTTTGAAGTCCTTTGGTTCGTAGGTATAGAATCCTATTCCTATAAAGAATATACTCTTTGTATTTCAAAGGGGGGAAACATTATCCTTGACTCAAAGAAAAGAAAATCCAATCTTATGAACCAAAATACTCCCTCCAGCCCAAATTAATTGACACAGACTTAGTACAAAGTTGGAGGGAGTAACATTTCTTTTTGAGAAACATGAGCCAAATAACATACATGTCTTTCGTACGAGATACATTTTTTTTAGGGATTCCTACGAGATACATTTTTTTGAGACAATCCTACGAGATACACGAACTTTTTGAGTCAGATGAAAAGACCGGACCATCAAGCCGAAACATAAACGGCCGTGTCGTCATAGCCCGGCCCAAAACAACCTACCTTTCCTGTTCTTCCGAGGGTACTTGGGGGGGCCAGTCTCTTTTTCCTCGTAGATAGACCACGCCCACCAGCTCTACCCTCCGGTCGTTTCGCTCTCCCCTCTAGCTCGCAGCCGCCGCGCGTGACTCCAGATCTCCCGCGGCGCGACCATGGCGGCGGAAGGCAAGGTCCCGACGCTGGCCGAGGTAAGGGAAACCACACCCCCATCCGTATGCACTCTGCCCTCTTATTAGCTTAGGGTTTCCCTATGTGATTACGCGGCCGCTCCGGGGGATCGGTGCCGtgccccggccagatccggcgatTTTTATCACCCCGTGGCCGGATTTGGGCCGAGAGATGGAAGTAGAATCGCACTGGTAGGTTTAGGGGTCAAGTGCCAGTGGCTTCTGTGTTTGCGATTGGAGCTGATTGGGTTATAATTGATGTTCGCTGCTGTCGAAATAACCTCATCCAGGTTCTGTGCCGTCAGATTTTGTTGTTATTCTGCGCTACTTTGGTGCGCACGAAGACACCGCTCCATAGAATTTGGCAGATTTTCATAGGTTCGGAAGAGAGCAGTGCCTGTTTTGGCTTTACAACAATTTTTAGTTGCCTGAGTTGTAGAGTTGGATTGATGTTATGCTTTTATATTTTTGTGTGTTGTATACACTGTTGTATATGATTTGCTAGTGTGACACTATTTCTGTAATTACAAGTAAAAGTGACTGTGATCTTCATCCTTCCCCCCTATGGAGGTGGTGGTTGAGATTATAGTTGAACCTTTTCCATGCATAAAAATGTATAACCCGTGAACCACTGCAACTGAGAACATGAGCTGTACTTGTAAGGTTGGAGGTGCTTGCATCTGTTCCTTGCTCCTGCACCAGTTAATATGATGTATGAACTCATGCCGATCATCTGCTTGCTTAGATTTGGAGCCGTATACAAGAGATTTGTTAGCCTGCGGATTGGATCCCTAGCATGAATTTTAATTTCTGTATTTTTGTGTGCTCATTTCATGAATCAAAGCTGACTTCTCTGTCGCTAGTTGTTCATACTGAAATTGATATTTCATGCTCCAGACCTAGTTTTGAGAACTTGAAATCCGCCCTTGCGCAGGAATATTCACTCCCACCCAAGGAGGTCCCTGTGGAAAAACCAGCTGAGGAGAAATCTGCTACGATCACTGAGGCCTCACCAGCTGATGAGCCTGCTGCTGATGTTGAGGAAAAAAGTGAAACTCCTGAGGTGAAAGAGCCAGAAGCGGAAGAAACTGTTCCTGCTGCAGAGGAAAGCGATGCGGCTCCTGAGGAAACTGAAGAGAAACCAGAAATTGTGGTATGATATTACTAACTAGTGGCAAATAATTACATCTATAACTCTTAAGTCATTGCTAAACATATGCTGAAATACAGATTGAGACGGCTCCAGCAGATTTTCGTTTCCCCACAACAAATCAAACAAGACATTGCTTCACACGCTATGTTGAATACCATAGGTATGGTCCCGCCCTTTCGCCTCTTGGAAATGGTAAATTGTTAGTGCATTTGGATCATGGACAAGAACTGTTGTTTTGTGGCAGGTGCGTAGCTGCAAAAGGAGATGATGCTCCTGAGTGTGAAAAGTTTGCAAAGTACTACCGATCACTATGCCCAAGTGAATGGGTATGTACTTTGTTTCATGCCTTAGTTTCTCTCCACTGCTGCTCGACAGTTTTCCCTGAGATGATGAGATTGGTGTTTTCTATAGCATATGGAGATTTGGTAGTTAGTTTATGTTTCCCTGCTTACCTTGAACTTGGCTAGCAGTGTTGTAATTATCCGAGGACTTCCATTAGATCCTGAAACCTTCCTCATGCAGCAATAAAGTGTTTATCATTTGATAAACCCAAACCTTTCCGTGTCAGGCTTATTCTCTCCAGTCTTCCTTTAGCCATACATATCCTTTCTGGTCAAGAGTTGCTGTTAATGTAGCAGTGTCTTTACCGAGTCCGCACGTCCTGAACCCGGGTACACATAAACCcgcttttcaaaaatatattttaaaCGCGTTTTGAAATGTCAAAAAATTCAGTGCGTGCATGTTCGCAAACTATGTCCGTGGCACAAAGTTTTGTGAAAAAAggtctttattttttttctctgcaaaaaagacaaatattagtGTTTCTAAATAGCGTTCCACGACACAAtgttgtcttttttgcacaggccAGAAAAAAAGTTGTTTTTCCGTGAAACTTTCTGCACACACATAGAATATGGAGATGTGCGCATGCACTTTTTCCAGAATATTTTggcatttcaaaatttgttttccAAAGTGGGTTCATCCATGTACTTCCCTGTCTTTACCTTGGTTCGCCAGGAGTTGGTTCGTTGAGTTGCATGGTTGATGTTGTAGTCTGCATGAGATTTGGAGAACTCAGAAACCTTGCAAAATTAACATCTGTGAATTAAAAACCTGATACTTCATGGCTTATGATAATTTTGCTTAGATGGTTTCCATATGAAATTATCTTTGTGGGTAGGCTTTAGCTCATATATTGCTGTGCTATGTAGAATGTCTAGGATGATTGGTGAACCTTTTTTAcgtggtcttgatggctatctttccGAGCTGGTGGCATTTGAGCTTGCATAGGCTATTCACAAATTGATTCATTTATTAGTAGATCTCAAGCTTCACTTATATCGCCTATGATTAGGTGGTTACAGAGAAAGGTACCCCTTTTCACAACACGGCCTTCCTCAGTTTGATAACATGGCTATGTTTTATACAGGTTGAACGTTGGAACGAGCAACGGGAGAATGGTACGTTCCCTGGACCCCTGTAAGCTTCAGTGGCGCTGGAAGGACAAACATGCCATCATCCCCACCTCCCTGGTGACTGGACAAAGTTACTTTGTGCCGAGAATTCgtcaccttcctttcctttttgaggacTACTTACAAATAAGTTTTTGACTTGATGTAAGCTGAAGGTGCTGCCCATCAGTTTCTCCCAACGATCATTCACTGGATTTTATACAACATCCACCTTTGGAATTTGACTGAACTTGCTGTTTTGCGTGGCACGGTTCAAGGCGGTCATTTTGGTTGCACAGGAAATTTCTAAACCGCATGGAATAAAATTAGCAACCTAGTTCTAGCAGTGCCGATGTTTCTGAAACCCATTTCATTTCTCCTGTCTTCTGAGTAGTACATTTTATTTGGTTATATAGCTTATAGCACATATAATCTGCATAAAGGAGGCAATGACCTGCTTCTTAATTCACAAGGCATTGTGTTTACTTGAAATTTGGTGTGGTTACTATATATCAGTCTTTCTTGTGCTGGAATGTGAAAAGTAGCTCTCTATTCAAAACGACGCTGGCCTATTGAAGCACATGCTGCTGAAAAGTAGACTTGGAGTTAGCTCTACTAGGAGGGGGTATGTTCGAATGGTGTCCAATACTTCTGTAGTCATGGTCAGGTTGGTGTTTGTCTAGATGGTTGCCAATATTTCGGTCTGCCAATGACAATTTGGCAACTCAACCTCATTTTTCTAGCCAATGTTAGTCAAGCCATGGGTAAATAAAAGCCTGACCAAAATATTGGCTAGCCAAATACAGTATTTAGTAGGGCTAACTTGGGCTCAAACTAAGCACCCTTGTGAGATGAGGAGATGAACGCCCTGAGTGGGTTAGCCAAATATTAACTTGGCTATGGTAGTTCGTTGAACTTGCCTTCTTGATGCTTCTTTGTGTCTCCACAAGATCACCGACCTCCTTGATGCTTGTTTGCGTCTCCACAAGATCACCGACCTCCTCAACTCGGGATCATCCTCCCTCTCATTATCTTCCTCGCATGACCATCAACCATGGACATCTTTATGTTATCGAGGCCAAGTATGTGCGATTCATCCAACTGATACATGGAGCTTTTACTCCTTCGAGGCAGGAAGAGGAGGCATCACGGGTGGGAGAGAGGAGGGAATAGTTTGCTAAGAAGTGGTGGCGGATGCTCAAAATTGAGAGTGGGGGAGATTTTTTGGCTTaccttttactccctccgttccaaattactcgtcgcagaaatggatatatctagaactaaaatacatctagatacatccatacccgcgacaagtaattcggaacggagggagtagaagttaaTAGTTTGAGACTTTGGTTAGGTGCGTCTTAACTCCTCAAAACATAATCTTTTGAGGAGTTAGCCGTTTTTGAGAGTttggctagagatgctctaacaacCTAAAGTTGTCTAAAGCTTCAAATTAAACCATTTACTAAAGGAAAAAGGGGTAGGAGCTGCGCGCCTGAGCCATTCGTCTCAAGATGTTACTCTCTGTTGTACGGTTGTACAATTACTCTGAAGTGGTAAGTTGATGATATGGTTTTAGGGGAGATCAAGCTTTGTGTAGTGTTACTTTGTCTATAGCTCTTGCATACAGTGCAAGAAACCCAACGGGAACAAGCTCTTGAGGTTGTTTGAGTTGTTACTCTCTTAGATCTATTCCATTTTATTGTGTTCCTTGGAGATGCTTgtgagttttttcttttcttttggcgtTGAGATGCTTTTGAGTTCATTATGAGTTTTCTAGACCAGTAAGTGACATTTTAAAGAGTTTTCACTCATATTTGTTAGTTGGTGTTGCTTACGACTGTTTATTCCCATTTCTAGAACAACATAGCTCTAGTAAGCTCATATTTTGAAAGCTCGTTAATTGGATTTGATAATGAAGCATACATGCAGaaca
This window harbors:
- the LOC119359150 gene encoding alcohol dehydrogenase-like 7 isoform X2, giving the protein MEQNTATKPIRCKAAVSKVAGQPLEMEEVEVAPPRAHEVGIRILCTSLCHTDVTFWRMKDFPGQHPIILGHEAAGVVESVGEHVHEVAVGDTVVPVFSAQCGDCPDCLSDRSNICSGLPAGPGMPRDGTTRFSFAATGEPIHNFIGVSSFTEYTVVDVSNVVRIGPGVPPEKACLLSCGVSTGVGAAWKVAAVEPGSSVAVFGLGVVGLAVAQGCRMRGAKQIIGVDLNPEKRDIGKRLGITDFINPNDTGEKAVSEVVKEMTGGGADYCFECIGSTSAMAEAFQSSRKGWGKTIVLGVSSGGAPMSIPPHDILWGRSVVGSLFGGLKPKTDIPILAQKYLDEELELDEFVTHEMGFHDINAAFELLTQGKCLRCILWMDGARENGSVGVENGRACKAKA
- the LOC119359150 gene encoding alcohol dehydrogenase-like 7 isoform X1, which translates into the protein MEQNTATKPIRCKAAVSKVAGQPLEMEEVEVAPPRAHEVGIRILCTSLCHTDVTFWRMKDFPGQHPIILGHEAAGVVESVGEHVHEVAVGDTVVPVFSAQCGDCPDCLSDRSNICSGLPAGPGMPRDGTTRFSFAATGEPIHNFIGVSSFTEYTVVDVSNVVRIGPGVPPEKACLLSCGVSTGVGAAWKVAAVEPGSSVAVFGLGVVGLAVTFDDDTSESHAPANNVMSGSSCRLECWPDVLVVAQGCRMRGAKQIIGVDLNPEKRDIGKRLGITDFINPNDTGEKAVSEVVKEMTGGGADYCFECIGSTSAMAEAFQSSRKGWGKTIVLGVSSGGAPMSIPPHDILWGRSVVGSLFGGLKPKTDIPILAQKYLDEELELDEFVTHEMGFHDINAAFELLTQGKCLRCILWMDGARENGSVGVENGRACKAKA
- the LOC119353760 gene encoding cytochrome c oxidase subunit 6b-1-like yields the protein MAAEGKVPTLAEEYSLPPKEVPVEKPAEEKSATITEASPADEPAADVEEKSETPEVKEPEAEETVPAAEESDAAPEETEEKPEIVIETAPADFRFPTTNQTRHCFTRYVEYHRCVAAKGDDAPECEKFAKYYRSLCPSEWVERWNEQRENGTFPGPL